One region of Termitidicoccus mucosus genomic DNA includes:
- a CDS encoding uroporphyrinogen decarboxylase family protein — MKQTTPETKKEHFHAIVKREASHCGFWHGYPNPESIGRLQSYFQVKDDFELGLKLNSTCRWVMPEDHRVWANPKRTMFDEFGGRERTSLSEPGVFADVEDVAEIERFRWPRLEELDFGETLAEIERTVAAGQAVLSGMWSCFYHKVCNFFGMEDYFIKMHTTPNVVEAVTRHVVDFYLEANKQLFEQAGDRIDAFFLGNDLGTQLDLLISPEHFEHFVLPYFRELADQAHHYGYRVVFHSCGAIDRVIPRLIDSGVDVLHPIQARAKNMDAAALAKKYNGKIVFMGGVDTQHILPFETTQSVRDEVRRLKDLLGPNYIVSPSHESLLPNVPPENIVAMAEAAAE; from the coding sequence ATGAAGCAGACGACACCAGAGACAAAAAAGGAGCATTTTCATGCCATAGTCAAACGCGAGGCCTCACACTGCGGGTTTTGGCACGGGTATCCGAACCCTGAAAGCATAGGGAGGCTTCAGTCTTATTTCCAAGTGAAGGATGATTTTGAGCTCGGTCTAAAACTGAACTCGACGTGCCGGTGGGTGATGCCGGAGGATCACCGCGTGTGGGCCAATCCGAAACGCACCATGTTTGACGAGTTTGGCGGACGGGAGCGCACCTCCCTGAGCGAACCGGGGGTCTTCGCCGATGTCGAGGATGTGGCTGAAATCGAAAGGTTTCGCTGGCCGCGACTCGAAGAACTGGACTTTGGCGAAACCCTGGCAGAAATAGAGCGGACCGTGGCGGCAGGACAGGCGGTTTTGAGCGGCATGTGGAGTTGTTTTTATCATAAGGTATGCAATTTCTTCGGCATGGAGGATTATTTTATAAAGATGCATACCACGCCGAACGTAGTGGAAGCTGTGACGCGGCATGTCGTGGATTTTTATCTTGAGGCAAACAAGCAGCTCTTTGAACAGGCGGGGGACCGGATCGACGCTTTCTTTTTAGGCAACGACTTGGGCACTCAACTTGATCTGCTCATCTCACCGGAACACTTTGAGCATTTTGTCCTGCCCTATTTTCGGGAGCTTGCCGATCAGGCGCATCATTATGGATACAGGGTGGTATTTCATTCATGCGGGGCCATTGACCGTGTTATTCCCCGTCTCATCGACTCGGGGGTGGATGTGTTGCATCCGATCCAAGCACGCGCAAAGAACATGGATGCCGCGGCATTGGCGAAGAAGTATAACGGAAAAATTGTTTTTATGGGCGGTGTAGATACGCAGCACATCCTGCCCTTTGAAACGACACAGAGCGTCCGGGATGAGGTGCGCCGCCTGAAAGATCTGTTGGGGCCGAATTATATTGTTTCGCCAAGTCATGAGTCACTCCTGCCCAATGTGCCACCGGAAAACATTGTCGCCATGGCCGAGGCGGCGGCAGAATGA
- a CDS encoding uroporphyrinogen decarboxylase family protein, with product MTMTGRERVQRTLTFNHPDKIPVLSWALPEVFIKYGQKLRAEVDKYDMDFHRPDHKDAEYPFDRYAAGTGRDAWGCVWHNHQPGIIGEVKEPPLATWDGLKKFKAPYHIIDEGRENLAEDIRQHRDRFIFPRSNMNLFERMQHIRGTENLLMDIAEESDEFYTLLDIVYDYYDKWVDKWLQYDIDNLLIADDWGSQGSLLISPLTWRRIYKPRYKAIIGKIRKAGRHVFFHSDGCIESIFCDLVELGVSAINSQLWIMDKERLSHDFRGEVTFWGELDRQGVLARGDAAEILRDIKIMKSLFVHNGGGLIGTAAPCSRCSYDGIVETVAGWNRD from the coding sequence ATGACAATGACAGGCAGGGAACGCGTCCAGCGCACGCTGACTTTCAATCATCCCGACAAAATCCCGGTGCTGAGCTGGGCGCTGCCGGAGGTTTTTATCAAATACGGACAGAAACTTCGCGCCGAGGTTGATAAATATGACATGGACTTTCATCGTCCTGATCACAAGGACGCTGAATACCCGTTCGACCGCTACGCCGCCGGCACGGGACGGGACGCTTGGGGTTGTGTCTGGCACAACCATCAGCCGGGCATCATCGGCGAGGTCAAAGAGCCGCCTCTTGCCACATGGGATGGATTGAAAAAGTTCAAGGCACCTTATCATATCATAGACGAGGGCCGCGAGAACCTTGCCGAGGATATCCGGCAACACCGTGACAGGTTTATATTTCCCCGCTCTAACATGAATCTCTTTGAGCGCATGCAGCATATCCGAGGCACGGAAAACTTGCTCATGGACATTGCCGAGGAAAGCGACGAGTTTTATACGCTTCTCGATATCGTTTATGATTATTACGACAAATGGGTTGATAAATGGCTGCAATACGACATTGACAACCTGTTGATTGCCGACGACTGGGGATCGCAGGGGTCGCTGCTCATCTCGCCACTTACATGGCGGCGTATTTACAAGCCCCGCTATAAGGCGATCATAGGCAAGATAAGGAAGGCCGGGCGGCACGTGTTTTTCCACAGCGACGGATGCATCGAATCCATTTTTTGCGACTTGGTGGAACTTGGGGTCTCGGCGATTAACTCGCAGTTGTGGATCATGGACAAGGAGAGGCTTTCGCACGATTTCCGGGGCGAGGTGACATTCTGGGGCGAGCTCGACCGTCAGGGCGTGCTGGCCAGGGGCGACGCCGCCGAAATTTTGCGTGATATAAAAATCATGAAATCCCTGTTCGTGCATAATGGAGGTGGGCTCATCGGCACGGCGGCACCATGTTCCAGATGTTCCTACGACGGCATTGTCGAAACGGTCGCCGGATGGAATAGGGACTGA
- a CDS encoding sulfatase, with protein sequence MQNMKKQKHYFDMKSRLRKTASLGLGFATGLAPVSIQAQAQAKNPAGARPNIVFIVADDMGWTDGGCFGSDFIETPNIDRLRGQGLYFTNAYVTAPVCMPSRAGFMTGRYQARFGMTDPTGPKQADRMTPLIEPLKHINLPKSEPTLGKMMKSAGYVTACIGKWHLGDQNKPGYTQKDAGFDFIVKDPNNKSPYGKSDYKCINYFNDNAIKFIEANKGSPFFLYLAHYAPHLPIQTPDELIAKYKEKRKPGRIHSNAPYAAMIEYFDRGIGRLLAKLDELGIADDTLVVFTSDNGGRNSLSDYEIVTYNTPLKWGKHTLAEGGIRIPLIMRWPGHILAGGTCSEPVISVDYMSTFAAVSGAPAGATGETDGVSLTPLFAGKGSLAPRNLFFFYPHYNFGSDFGEKSILSWRPATAVRNGDYKLMDFFEDPKMVELYNLREDVSERTNLANDMPGKVEEMRAAINAWHKHVNADLPISRPKKQYKKAQLGMPLGTFREVESNE encoded by the coding sequence ATGCAGAATATGAAAAAACAAAAGCATTATTTCGATATGAAATCCCGGCTCCGCAAAACTGCGTCGCTCGGGCTCGGCTTTGCCACCGGCCTCGCGCCCGTGTCCATCCAAGCGCAGGCGCAGGCAAAGAATCCGGCGGGTGCCAGGCCCAATATTGTATTCATAGTGGCGGATGACATGGGCTGGACGGACGGCGGTTGTTTCGGGAGCGATTTTATAGAAACACCGAACATCGACCGGCTGCGCGGTCAGGGACTGTATTTCACAAACGCCTATGTGACGGCGCCGGTTTGCATGCCGTCCCGCGCGGGTTTCATGACCGGGCGCTACCAGGCCCGGTTTGGAATGACGGATCCGACCGGGCCAAAGCAGGCGGACCGCATGACGCCGTTGATAGAGCCGCTGAAGCACATCAACCTCCCAAAGTCAGAACCCACTTTGGGCAAAATGATGAAATCCGCCGGCTACGTCACGGCTTGCATCGGCAAGTGGCATTTGGGCGACCAAAACAAGCCCGGATATACCCAGAAGGACGCCGGCTTTGATTTTATCGTCAAGGATCCCAACAACAAGTCGCCTTATGGGAAGAGTGATTACAAGTGCATCAATTATTTCAATGACAATGCGATTAAATTTATTGAGGCGAACAAGGGCAGTCCGTTTTTCCTTTATCTCGCCCATTACGCTCCGCACCTGCCGATACAGACTCCGGACGAGCTGATTGCCAAATATAAGGAAAAGAGAAAGCCCGGACGCATCCACAGCAACGCTCCTTACGCCGCCATGATAGAGTATTTTGACCGCGGCATCGGGCGGCTCCTGGCCAAACTCGACGAATTGGGCATCGCCGATGACACACTCGTGGTTTTCACCTCCGACAACGGCGGAAGGAACAGTCTATCAGACTATGAAATAGTCACTTACAACACCCCGCTGAAATGGGGCAAGCACACTCTCGCGGAGGGCGGAATAAGGATTCCATTGATCATGCGCTGGCCGGGGCACATCCTAGCGGGCGGAACATGCAGCGAGCCGGTCATCAGCGTTGATTACATGTCGACGTTTGCCGCGGTCTCCGGCGCGCCCGCCGGAGCGACCGGCGAAACAGATGGCGTCAGCCTGACGCCGCTCTTTGCCGGCAAGGGGAGCCTGGCGCCGAGGAACTTGTTTTTCTTTTATCCCCACTATAATTTCGGATCCGACTTCGGGGAAAAATCAATACTCAGCTGGCGTCCCGCCACGGCGGTTCGAAACGGGGATTACAAGTTGATGGACTTCTTCGAGGACCCGAAAATGGTGGAGCTTTACAACCTGCGGGAGGATGTTTCGGAAAGAACCAATCTGGCCAATGACATGCCGGGCAAGGTGGAGGAAATGCGCGCGGCCATCAATGCGTGGCACAAGCATGTCAATGCCGACCTGCCGATTTCGCGTCCGAAAAAACAATACAAGAAGGCGCAGTTAGGCATGCCGCTGGGTACGTTCCGGGAGGTGGAGTCGAACGAATGA